From a region of the Flavobacterium branchiarum genome:
- a CDS encoding ankyrin repeat domain-containing protein, with translation MKKNLFISLALAATLFVNAQQKNTLLEQSFWKTSPDVSAVKAEIEKGSNPAQPNQNAFDPVVLAINTDAPIATIKFLLEQPGNPVNKLTHDSRIYLHWAANKGNIELVEYLIAKGSDINLEDSKGATPVVFAASNGQSNTALYDTFFKAGIDPKKKYRGGANLLLMAIPNDKDLVLSTYFTSKGMSLKDIDSEGNTAFNYAARSGNVALLKKLLEKGVKFNDNALIFAAQGSRRDATPLETFKYLVEEVKIKPTVTTKSGENVFHFLVAKPNQTEIVKYFLVKGVDANKADKDGNTPLMIAASARDTAVLEQLLPVVKNINAQNGKGESALTFAIKSGTPEAVAILLAKGADVTVKDKDGNNLGFYLVQSYRPQNGREAAPAKDPFEAKIKLLQDKGLNLATAQKDGSTLYHIAMTKNDLTLLKKLATLNIDVNVKNKDGLTALHKAAMVSNDDSILKYLLSIGAKKDIQTEFDESAYALAKENETLTKKNVSLEFLK, from the coding sequence ATGAAGAAGAATCTTTTTATTTCTCTAGCATTAGCTGCTACTTTATTTGTTAATGCACAGCAAAAAAACACCTTACTAGAACAATCTTTTTGGAAAACTTCACCAGATGTAAGTGCTGTTAAAGCCGAAATAGAAAAAGGAAGCAACCCTGCTCAACCAAATCAAAATGCTTTTGATCCAGTTGTTTTGGCTATTAACACTGATGCTCCAATAGCAACTATAAAATTTCTTTTAGAACAGCCAGGTAATCCAGTCAATAAATTAACTCATGACAGTCGTATTTATTTACATTGGGCGGCAAATAAAGGTAATATTGAACTTGTAGAATATCTTATTGCAAAAGGTTCAGATATTAATCTTGAAGACAGTAAAGGGGCTACTCCAGTTGTTTTCGCAGCTAGCAACGGACAGTCTAATACCGCTTTGTACGATACTTTTTTTAAAGCAGGAATTGATCCAAAGAAAAAATACAGAGGAGGTGCTAATTTATTATTGATGGCAATTCCTAATGATAAAGACTTAGTACTTTCAACTTATTTTACATCTAAAGGAATGTCATTAAAAGACATTGATAGCGAAGGAAACACGGCTTTTAATTACGCTGCTAGATCTGGAAACGTTGCTCTACTAAAGAAACTTTTAGAAAAAGGAGTGAAATTTAATGATAACGCACTTATTTTTGCAGCACAAGGATCACGTAGAGATGCAACTCCACTTGAAACTTTTAAATATCTAGTTGAAGAAGTTAAGATTAAACCAACTGTAACAACTAAATCAGGAGAAAATGTTTTTCACTTTTTAGTAGCTAAACCTAATCAAACAGAAATCGTAAAATATTTCTTAGTTAAAGGTGTAGATGCAAACAAAGCAGATAAAGACGGAAATACACCATTAATGATTGCTGCTTCGGCTAGAGATACTGCCGTTTTAGAGCAATTACTTCCGGTAGTAAAAAACATAAATGCACAAAATGGTAAAGGAGAATCTGCATTAACATTTGCTATTAAATCTGGAACTCCCGAAGCTGTTGCCATACTTTTAGCTAAAGGTGCTGACGTTACGGTTAAAGATAAAGACGGTAACAATTTAGGCTTTTATTTAGTGCAATCATATCGTCCGCAAAATGGTCGTGAAGCAGCTCCAGCAAAAGATCCTTTTGAAGCTAAAATAAAATTACTTCAAGATAAAGGATTGAACTTAGCTACTGCTCAGAAAGACGGAAGTACTTTATATCATATTGCAATGACTAAAAATGATTTAACATTGCTAAAGAAATTAGCTACACTAAACATTGACGTAAATGTTAAAAATAAAGATGGCTTAACTGCTCTTCATAAAGCTGCAATGGTTTCTAATGATGATTCAATCCTGAAATATTTATTATCTATTGGTGCAAAAAAAGATATTCAAACTGAATTTGACGAAAGCGCCTACGCATTAGCAAAGGAAAATGAAACATTGACAAAAAAGAATGTCTCTCTTGAATTTTTAAAATAA
- a CDS encoding ankyrin repeat domain-containing protein, whose product MKKSIIYLGVALVTFTNVALASDHKSLNRDTYVSVEVNPLNTAICKGDIETVKKLLESGARINKFSGGLTPLMTAARYNKVEIIHLLLSKGANPHITADNGYNALKFAEVSKALDAVAILKKY is encoded by the coding sequence ATGAAAAAATCAATTATCTATTTAGGAGTAGCTTTAGTTACTTTTACAAATGTTGCACTAGCTTCGGATCATAAATCATTAAATCGAGATACGTATGTTAGTGTTGAGGTTAATCCTTTAAATACTGCCATTTGTAAAGGAGACATAGAAACCGTTAAAAAACTTTTAGAAAGCGGTGCTAGAATAAATAAGTTCTCAGGAGGTTTAACTCCATTAATGACAGCAGCTCGTTATAATAAAGTTGAAATTATTCATCTCTTACTTTCCAAAGGAGCCAATCCTCATATCACTGCCGATAATGGTTACAATGCTTTAAAATTTGCTGAAGTTTCAAAAGCTTTAGATGCTGTAGCAATTTTAAAAAAATATTAA
- a CDS encoding PepSY domain-containing protein — MILSFWRYSHLALALFSSLFLLVASVTGIVLAVDAVQEKTLPYRATNFDTITLEQTLPILKKVYPEITELTVDHNQFVTLQAIDQDGNDVNAYIDPLSAKELGTPLKKTEFVQWVTAFHRSLFLKETGRFFVGFISFLLFLISISGFVLVVKRQLGVRKFFSKVTKDYFSQYYHIVLGRWSLIPILIIALTGTYLTLERFNFFMDKENNKQEKSITVAEQKKDAPSIFKQTLLSDVKKIEFPFSDDPEEYYIIQLNDREIEVNQVTGAVVTEKLSPMRTQLALLSLNLHTGKTNALWAIVLAIACINILFFIYSGFVMTLKRRANRIKNKFKADESKFILLAGSENGSSLRFASAIQKQLIANGEKVFLTELNNFKTFPKAEHIIVFTSTHGLGDAPSNGDKFTSILKKHSQEHQVHFSVVGFGSKIYPSYCGFAYEIDTVLEEQNWATRLIDVQTVNDKSAEEFVNWVRLWSDKTGIPLSPTPSLYNEIPKGLEKLVVIDKTLVSDSEHTFLLTLRTGSRTKFVSGDLLAVYPANDNRERLYSIGNHSGNVQLVVKLHSPGLGSGYLNNLEIGSTIKARILKNEAFHFPKKSPKVAFISNGTGIAPFLGMIEQNKIKTETHLYCGFRMETETVTGYKKFAATMIEKQQLGSFHLALSREAEHIYVMDLINRDATFFVELLLQGGTIMICGSLAMQKDVELALDALCLAKQRKSILDFKNNGQILTDCY; from the coding sequence ATGATTCTTTCTTTTTGGCGTTACTCTCACTTGGCTTTGGCTTTGTTTTCTTCTTTGTTCTTATTAGTCGCATCTGTTACAGGAATAGTTTTGGCAGTCGATGCTGTACAAGAAAAAACGCTTCCTTACCGAGCTACAAATTTTGATACAATAACTTTAGAACAGACTTTACCTATTTTAAAAAAGGTATATCCTGAAATTACCGAGTTAACTGTAGATCACAATCAGTTTGTAACGCTACAAGCTATTGATCAAGATGGCAATGATGTAAATGCTTATATTGATCCTTTAAGTGCCAAAGAGTTAGGAACACCTTTAAAAAAGACAGAATTCGTTCAATGGGTTACTGCTTTTCATCGTTCTTTATTTTTGAAAGAAACAGGACGTTTTTTTGTTGGATTTATCTCTTTTTTACTTTTTCTGATTTCGATTTCGGGCTTTGTTCTTGTTGTTAAAAGACAACTGGGAGTTCGTAAATTCTTTTCAAAAGTAACCAAAGATTATTTTTCTCAATATTATCACATTGTATTGGGGAGATGGAGTTTAATTCCAATTTTGATTATTGCGCTTACGGGAACTTATTTAACATTGGAAAGGTTTAACTTTTTCATGGATAAAGAAAATAATAAGCAAGAAAAATCAATTACGGTTGCAGAACAAAAAAAAGACGCTCCTTCTATATTCAAACAAACTCTTTTGTCTGATGTTAAAAAAATTGAATTTCCTTTCTCAGATGATCCTGAAGAATATTATATCATTCAATTGAATGACCGAGAGATTGAAGTTAATCAAGTAACTGGAGCTGTAGTAACAGAGAAGCTATCTCCAATGCGAACGCAATTAGCTCTTTTGAGTCTAAATCTCCATACTGGAAAAACTAATGCTTTATGGGCAATAGTTCTAGCAATTGCTTGTATAAACATTTTGTTTTTTATCTATTCTGGTTTTGTAATGACCTTAAAGAGAAGAGCAAACCGAATTAAAAATAAATTCAAAGCCGACGAAAGTAAATTTATTTTATTGGCTGGTTCAGAAAATGGAAGCTCATTGCGATTTGCAAGTGCAATTCAAAAACAATTGATCGCAAACGGTGAAAAAGTATTCTTAACCGAATTGAATAATTTTAAAACTTTTCCGAAAGCAGAACATATCATAGTTTTCACCTCAACACACGGATTAGGAGATGCTCCTTCTAATGGGGATAAATTTACATCTATTCTAAAAAAACACAGCCAAGAACATCAAGTTCATTTTTCTGTTGTTGGATTTGGTTCTAAAATTTATCCAAGTTATTGTGGTTTTGCTTATGAAATTGATACAGTTTTAGAAGAACAAAACTGGGCTACTCGTTTAATAGATGTTCAAACTGTAAACGATAAATCTGCTGAAGAATTTGTAAACTGGGTTAGATTATGGAGCGATAAAACTGGAATCCCATTATCCCCTACTCCTTCTTTATATAATGAAATACCGAAAGGATTAGAAAAGTTAGTCGTAATAGATAAAACTCTTGTTTCTGATTCAGAACATACTTTCCTACTTACTTTGCGTACAGGAAGTAGAACCAAATTTGTTTCGGGTGATTTATTAGCTGTTTATCCTGCAAATGATAATAGAGAACGTCTCTACTCTATCGGTAACCATTCAGGCAATGTACAATTAGTTGTAAAACTCCATTCACCAGGTTTAGGTTCTGGTTATTTAAATAATCTTGAAATTGGTTCTACCATAAAAGCAAGAATTCTTAAGAACGAAGCTTTTCACTTTCCTAAAAAATCACCAAAAGTTGCTTTTATTTCAAACGGTACAGGTATTGCGCCTTTCCTTGGAATGATTGAACAAAATAAAATAAAAACAGAAACTCATTTGTATTGTGGTTTCAGAATGGAAACAGAAACGGTTACTGGATATAAAAAGTTCGCTGCAACCATGATTGAAAAACAGCAACTTGGTAGTTTCCACTTGGCACTATCACGTGAAGCAGAACATATTTATGTAATGGATCTTATAAACCGTGATGCTACTTTCTTTGTAGAATTATTACTCCAAGGTGGTACTATTATGATTTGTGGCTCATTGGCTATGCAAAAGGATGTAGAATTGGCTCTTGATGCATTATGCCTTGCTAAGCAAAGAAAAAGCATCTTAGACTTTAAAAATAATGGACAAATATTGACTGATTGTTATTAG
- a CDS encoding FAD:protein FMN transferase codes for MPTNKNFIKKLLFLFVISCSFYGNAQVLRKKTTLLMGSRFDITIVAKDSLTAVQNIDACIAEITRIENLISDWKSDSQVSEVSQNSGIKPIKVDREVFELTQRAIRLSEITNGGFDISFAAMDRIWKFDGSMTEMPSEENIKKSVEKVGYKNIILDSVNSTIFLKLKGMKIGFGALGEGYAADKCRDMMLAKGIKAGIINGSGDMSTWGKQPNGAPWKIGITNPFNPEKLLAAVSLEQEAVTTSGSYEKFVVLNGKRYSHIINPATGYPATGLCSVTIFGPNAEMANGLSTSIMVLGKKEGLLLLKKFPDYSSLLITDKGKVIKSENFRIKKIKAKL; via the coding sequence ATGCCAACTAATAAAAATTTTATAAAAAAACTATTATTCCTTTTTGTAATAAGCTGTAGCTTTTATGGCAATGCACAAGTTTTACGTAAAAAAACTACTCTCCTCATGGGAAGTCGTTTTGATATTACAATTGTTGCAAAAGACTCTCTTACTGCTGTACAAAATATTGATGCCTGTATTGCCGAAATTACTCGTATTGAAAATTTAATTTCTGATTGGAAATCTGATTCACAAGTTTCTGAAGTAAGTCAAAATTCCGGAATTAAACCTATAAAAGTAGATCGTGAAGTTTTTGAATTAACACAAAGAGCTATCCGTTTATCTGAAATAACAAATGGTGGGTTTGATATCAGTTTTGCCGCAATGGATAGAATCTGGAAATTTGATGGATCAATGACCGAAATGCCATCGGAAGAAAACATCAAAAAATCCGTAGAGAAAGTAGGCTATAAAAATATCATTTTAGATTCTGTAAATTCTACTATATTCCTAAAATTAAAAGGGATGAAAATAGGATTTGGTGCTCTTGGAGAAGGTTATGCTGCCGATAAATGTCGTGATATGATGTTAGCAAAAGGTATCAAAGCTGGAATCATAAATGGATCAGGAGATATGAGTACCTGGGGAAAACAACCTAATGGAGCTCCTTGGAAAATAGGTATCACCAATCCGTTTAATCCAGAAAAACTTTTAGCAGCTGTGTCACTTGAGCAAGAAGCAGTAACGACTTCAGGAAGCTATGAGAAATTTGTCGTTCTTAATGGCAAACGCTATTCACACATCATAAATCCTGCAACTGGATACCCAGCAACGGGCTTATGCAGTGTAACAATTTTTGGCCCAAATGCTGAAATGGCAAATGGCTTAAGTACTTCTATTATGGTACTCGGAAAAAAAGAGGGCTTGCTTTTACTTAAAAAATTTCCAGATTATAGTTCTTTGCTTATTACTGATAAGGGAAAAGTTATAAAATCAGAGAACTTTCGAATCAAAAAAATTAAAGCCAAACTCTAA
- a CDS encoding DUF2271 domain-containing protein, with the protein MKSIFKIALTGALICLISFQASAQASKYKCMLQMSNYMGEGAYIVVSLINPKGAYEKTLYVMGDDKKWYNTLKEWDKFHSKNSSDNISAKTGASVTGGDRSITTIEIENSKINSGYKLRFESAVEDQKYYVNDLEIPLTTEGLAAKTEGKGYIRYVRLNKI; encoded by the coding sequence ATGAAATCAATATTTAAAATAGCTCTTACTGGAGCACTTATCTGCCTTATTTCTTTTCAAGCTTCTGCACAAGCTTCTAAATACAAATGCATGCTTCAAATGTCAAACTATATGGGCGAAGGTGCTTATATTGTAGTTTCTCTAATCAATCCTAAAGGAGCATACGAGAAAACTCTTTATGTAATGGGAGATGATAAAAAATGGTACAATACGCTAAAAGAATGGGATAAATTTCATTCTAAAAATTCGTCTGATAATATTAGTGCTAAAACAGGTGCATCTGTAACAGGTGGAGACAGAAGTATTACTACAATAGAAATTGAAAATTCTAAAATCAATTCGGGATACAAATTAAGATTTGAAAGCGCTGTTGAAGATCAAAAATATTATGTAAACGATTTAGAAATCCCTCTTACAACTGAAGGATTGGCGGCTAAGACAGAAGGTAAGGGATATATTCGTTACGTAAGATTAAATAAAATATAA
- a CDS encoding DUF1801 domain-containing protein, with translation MQSEAKTIKEYLASLPEDRKLPFIKLHETILNNIPKGFTEEISYGMIGYLVPHSIYPAGYHCNPKLPLPFINIASQKNFIALYHMGIYAKPELLQWFVSEYPKYCKQKLDMGKSCIRFKKMDTIPYDLIATLVQKMSVADWINCYETQFKK, from the coding sequence ATGCAGTCAGAGGCCAAAACAATCAAAGAATATTTAGCATCACTCCCTGAGGATAGAAAACTTCCTTTTATAAAACTTCATGAAACAATACTTAATAATATCCCCAAGGGATTTACTGAAGAAATAAGCTATGGAATGATCGGTTATCTGGTGCCACATTCAATTTATCCAGCTGGTTATCATTGCAATCCTAAATTACCTTTACCATTTATAAATATAGCATCACAAAAAAACTTTATAGCATTATACCACATGGGAATTTATGCTAAACCCGAATTACTACAATGGTTTGTCTCCGAATATCCTAAATACTGCAAGCAAAAACTAGATATGGGGAAAAGTTGCATTCGTTTTAAAAAAATGGATACCATTCCTTATGATCTAATAGCAACCCTTGTACAAAAAATGTCTGTTGCAGATTGGATTAATTGTTATGAAACACAGTTTAAAAAATAA
- a CDS encoding ankyrin repeat domain-containing protein — translation MKNSIVYLGIALVAFVNVSLASNPVQNSFINSKTIVSDFDPAPLNTAIRKGDIETVKKFIEYGADVNTVSEDLTPLMTAARYNKAEIIKFLLTNGADSKIKNDKGYTALKYAELSNATDAIALLKRD, via the coding sequence ATGAAAAATTCAATCGTTTATTTAGGAATAGCTTTAGTAGCTTTTGTTAATGTTTCTTTAGCTTCAAATCCAGTTCAAAATTCATTTATCAATAGCAAAACTATTGTTTCAGACTTTGATCCGGCACCTTTAAATACAGCTATAAGAAAAGGAGATATTGAAACCGTTAAGAAGTTTATTGAATATGGAGCAGATGTTAATACTGTTTCAGAAGATTTGACCCCATTAATGACTGCAGCGCGCTATAACAAAGCAGAGATTATAAAATTTTTACTAACGAATGGAGCGGATAGTAAAATTAAAAATGATAAAGGTTATACTGCATTAAAATATGCTGAATTATCTAATGCAACAGATGCAATTGCGCTTTTAAAAAGAGACTAA
- a CDS encoding ankyrin repeat domain-containing protein: MKKSIVYFGIALVPFLSIAHASGSEFSFHSNYNVVAQSYDRSPLNVAISQGDIETVNRFINYGADLNKIVNGMSPLMTAARYNKVEIIKLLISKGAVLSIENKRGYTALKYAEVSKAKEAVVLLKRILEK, translated from the coding sequence ATGAAAAAATCAATCGTTTATTTCGGAATTGCTTTAGTTCCTTTCCTTTCTATTGCACATGCATCTGGTTCAGAGTTTAGCTTTCATAGTAATTATAATGTTGTTGCCCAGAGCTATGACAGAAGTCCTTTGAATGTTGCTATTAGTCAAGGCGATATTGAAACGGTCAATAGATTTATTAATTACGGGGCTGATTTAAATAAAATAGTAAACGGAATGTCTCCATTGATGACGGCTGCTCGTTACAATAAAGTAGAAATTATTAAACTATTAATTTCTAAAGGTGCTGTTTTAAGTATCGAAAACAAAAGAGGATATACAGCATTGAAATATGCCGAAGTTTCTAAAGCAAAAGAGGCAGTGGTACTTTTAAAAAGGATTCTTGAAAAATAA
- a CDS encoding M42 family metallopeptidase encodes MSTKSILNDSSITFLESYLNNASPTGYESEGQKIWMDYLKPYVDTFITDTYGTAVGVINPDAPYKVVIEGHADEISWYVNYITEDGLIYVIRNGGSDHQIAPSKRVNIHTKNGIVKGVFGWPAIHTRLRDKEETPKISNIFIDLGCETKEQVEKMGVHVGCVITYPDEFMILNENKFVCRAIDNRMGGFMIAEVARLLHENKVKLPFGLYITNSVQEEVGLRGAEMITKTIKPNVAIVTDVCHDSTTPMIEKKIEGDTKIGLGPVITYAPAVQNNLRELIIDAAEANKIPFQRLASSRVTGTDTDAFAYSNGGVASALISLPLRYMHTTVEMVHRDDVENVIKLIYQSLLKIENEETFSYFK; translated from the coding sequence ATGAGCACAAAATCAATCTTAAATGATAGTTCGATTACTTTTTTAGAAAGCTATCTTAATAATGCATCCCCAACTGGCTACGAAAGCGAAGGTCAAAAGATTTGGATGGATTATTTAAAACCTTATGTTGATACTTTTATTACCGATACATACGGAACAGCTGTAGGAGTTATAAACCCAGACGCTCCATATAAAGTAGTTATTGAGGGACATGCTGATGAAATTTCATGGTATGTAAACTACATTACAGAAGACGGATTAATATATGTAATAAGAAATGGTGGATCTGATCACCAAATTGCTCCTTCAAAAAGAGTAAATATCCATACCAAAAACGGAATCGTTAAAGGTGTTTTTGGATGGCCTGCAATTCACACCAGATTACGCGATAAAGAAGAAACTCCAAAAATCAGTAATATTTTTATTGATTTAGGTTGCGAAACCAAAGAGCAAGTAGAAAAAATGGGAGTGCATGTAGGTTGTGTTATTACCTATCCTGATGAGTTTATGATCTTAAACGAAAACAAATTTGTTTGTCGTGCTATTGACAACCGTATGGGAGGTTTTATGATCGCCGAAGTAGCTCGTTTGCTACATGAAAATAAAGTAAAACTTCCGTTTGGATTGTACATTACAAACTCAGTTCAAGAAGAAGTTGGTTTACGTGGTGCTGAAATGATTACCAAAACAATCAAACCTAATGTAGCTATTGTTACTGATGTTTGCCACGATTCGACAACTCCAATGATTGAAAAGAAAATTGAAGGAGACACTAAAATTGGTTTGGGACCAGTTATTACTTATGCACCTGCAGTTCAAAATAATCTACGTGAACTAATAATTGATGCAGCAGAAGCTAACAAAATTCCGTTTCAACGTTTAGCATCATCTCGTGTTACTGGTACAGATACTGATGCATTTGCATACAGCAATGGTGGTGTAGCATCTGCTTTAATTTCGCTTCCTTTAAGATACATGCATACTACTGTAGAAATGGTTCACCGTGATGACGTTGAAAATGTAATCAAATTGATTTACCAATCATTACTTAAAATTGAAAACGAAGAAACTTTTTCTTATTTCAAATAA
- a CDS encoding SRPBCC family protein codes for MNVIKKIILGLLSIVILALIVALFLPKEYHVEREVTIKKPIDSVFNYVKYLKNQNNFSVWARLDPAMKKTFSGTDGTVGAISGWDSTNKNVGKGEQEIKIIIPNERIEYELRFKTPMESTAKANITTVEITPTQTEVKWAFDGSSPYPMNLMLAFMNIDQMLGEQLETGLQNLKIILEEQQ; via the coding sequence ATGAATGTTATCAAAAAAATTATTCTCGGGCTTTTAAGTATTGTAATATTAGCATTAATAGTGGCCTTGTTTTTGCCAAAAGAATACCATGTAGAAAGGGAGGTCACAATCAAGAAACCAATTGATAGTGTCTTTAACTATGTGAAGTATCTAAAGAATCAAAACAATTTTAGTGTATGGGCAAGATTAGACCCTGCTATGAAAAAAACATTTTCTGGAACTGACGGAACTGTGGGGGCCATATCTGGTTGGGATAGTACCAATAAAAATGTAGGCAAAGGAGAACAAGAAATAAAAATAATTATTCCTAACGAACGAATAGAATATGAATTACGTTTTAAAACACCAATGGAATCAACAGCAAAGGCCAATATTACAACCGTAGAAATTACTCCAACACAAACTGAAGTTAAATGGGCATTTGATGGTAGTTCACCTTATCCTATGAACTTAATGCTTGCCTTTATGAATATAGATCAAATGCTTGGAGAGCAACTAGAAACGGGGCTTCAAAATTTAAAAATTATTCTAGAAGAACAACAATGA